From the genome of Scytonema hofmannii PCC 7110, one region includes:
- a CDS encoding FHA domain-containing serine/threonine-protein kinase: protein MSQSLESNAVMLAAINPGTRINSRYQIQKVLGQGGFGRTYLVFDSHRFGHPCVLKEFVPAGIAEEVVAKSSELFEREARALYQINHPQVPKFLACFTEEERLFIVQEYVNGKTYAQLLQERLAEQNQAFSEAELVQWLKDLLPVLKYLHEMKIIHRDISLENIMFSFDQKKPMLIDFGLVKEKVSQIWSIGTVLGKIGYSPPEQLRLGHSYPSSDLYALGVCAIVLLTGKMPELLIDESLEWQWQSYVNLNHSLTEILDKMLAEKPKQRYQSAQEILTELQVLYWSDELGASQSLKKVQIEIDPLKKEREVAEIVDSDEFKLLEQRANEFRKRIDTATKSEFSEEGQVQERSPSSENLIIPPPSDLVIVVPQHQLQVESSPYLNANFLERCRQELTRFVGSLANFLLDKVSSQSPQMTPTEVVEALAVEIANPQHVEEFKNNLRTFTDSQAEIETFQRSTVNLSSNTEDICKLQIVPLQNALPPTVTVQPISSQIENQIQLTHSALPVNNDITQLQRAKISLIHLLTNKQIALPKNQSVIHIGKPNDRRPPDIDVSEFPNAGIVSRIHASIYFRGDGIYVEDSGSSNGTYVNDIRLFAGVQRRLQSGDIISLGQGNLIAFLFQVS, encoded by the coding sequence GTGTCCCAGTCACTAGAGAGCAATGCGGTAATGCTAGCAGCGATCAACCCCGGAACTAGGATTAATAGTCGGTATCAAATTCAGAAGGTTCTTGGACAGGGAGGCTTCGGAAGAACTTACCTAGTATTTGATAGTCACCGTTTTGGTCACCCCTGTGTACTTAAAGAGTTTGTACCTGCGGGGATTGCAGAAGAGGTTGTTGCAAAATCCAGCGAGTTGTTCGAGAGAGAAGCTAGAGCTTTATATCAAATTAATCATCCTCAAGTTCCTAAATTTTTAGCGTGCTTTACAGAAGAAGAACGTTTGTTCATTGTACAGGAATATGTGAATGGAAAGACTTATGCTCAACTGTTACAAGAGCGTCTTGCTGAGCAAAATCAGGCGTTTTCTGAAGCTGAATTAGTCCAGTGGTTAAAGGATTTATTACCAGTTCTAAAGTACTTACATGAGATGAAAATTATTCATCGGGATATTTCTCTGGAGAATATAATGTTTTCTTTTGACCAAAAGAAACCCATGCTGATTGATTTTGGATTGGTTAAGGAAAAAGTCTCTCAAATTTGGTCGATTGGTACAGTACTGGGAAAAATTGGTTATTCTCCACCCGAACAACTGCGTCTGGGACATTCTTATCCTTCTAGCGATCTATATGCACTGGGAGTTTGTGCTATAGTTCTCCTGACAGGAAAAATGCCAGAGTTGTTGATAGATGAGTCTTTAGAGTGGCAATGGCAGTCTTACGTAAATCTCAACCATTCTCTGACTGAAATACTAGACAAAATGCTGGCAGAAAAACCCAAACAGCGTTATCAGTCAGCTCAAGAGATTCTGACTGAACTCCAAGTATTATATTGGTCTGATGAATTAGGTGCAAGCCAGTCACTGAAAAAAGTACAAATTGAGATCGATCCACTCAAGAAAGAGCGTGAAGTAGCAGAAATTGTAGATTCAGATGAATTTAAGCTTTTGGAACAACGAGCAAACGAGTTTAGGAAGAGGATTGATACAGCAACTAAATCTGAGTTTTCAGAAGAAGGACAAGTACAAGAGCGATCGCCCTCTTCTGAAAATTTAATCATCCCTCCACCATCTGACCTAGTCATAGTTGTTCCTCAACATCAGTTGCAAGTAGAAAGCTCTCCTTATCTTAATGCAAATTTTTTAGAGCGCTGTCGGCAAGAACTAACCCGTTTTGTTGGCTCGCTAGCCAATTTTCTACTCGACAAAGTTTCGAGTCAGTCACCACAAATGACACCCACAGAAGTTGTTGAAGCATTAGCAGTGGAAATTGCAAATCCTCAACACGTAGAAGAATTTAAAAATAACCTCAGAACTTTTACTGACTCTCAGGCAGAAATAGAGACATTTCAGCGTTCGACAGTAAACTTATCATCGAATACGGAGGATATTTGCAAACTACAGATAGTTCCCTTGCAAAATGCTTTACCTCCAACAGTCACTGTTCAGCCGATTAGTTCACAAATAGAAAATCAAATTCAACTTACGCACTCGGCATTACCAGTCAATAATGATATAACTCAATTGCAACGGGCAAAGATAAGTTTAATTCATCTCCTAACCAACAAACAAATTGCATTGCCCAAAAATCAATCTGTTATTCATATCGGTAAGCCAAACGATCGCAGACCTCCAGATATAGATGTTTCAGAATTTCCCAATGCGGGTATTGTTTCCCGAATTCATGCCAGTATTTACTTCCGGGGAGACGGTATATACGTAGAAGATTCGGGAAGTTCTAATGGTACCTATGTTAATGATATACGACTATTCGCAGGCGTCCAACGGCGCTTACAATCAGGTGATATTATAAGTTTAGGTCAGGGAAACTTGATAGCATTTTTATTCCAAGTTTCTTAG
- a CDS encoding ChuX/HutX family heme-like substrate-binding protein — MTATLKEFLEACETLGTLRLIVTSSAAVLEARGKIEKLFYAELPKGRYANMHTEGFEFHLNMDKITQVKFETGEAKRGNFTTYAIRLLDEKQEPALSVFLQWGKPGEYEPGQVEAWQTLREKYGEVWEPAPVTI; from the coding sequence ATGACAGCCACGTTAAAAGAATTTTTAGAAGCTTGTGAGACTTTGGGTACATTACGTCTTATTGTTACAAGTAGTGCTGCTGTCTTAGAAGCACGGGGTAAGATAGAAAAGCTGTTTTATGCAGAATTACCTAAAGGTAGATATGCGAATATGCATACCGAAGGTTTTGAATTTCATTTGAATATGGATAAAATTACTCAAGTAAAGTTTGAAACAGGAGAGGCAAAAAGGGGTAACTTTACCACTTATGCCATCAGATTGCTTGATGAAAAACAGGAACCAGCCCTCAGTGTCTTTTTGCAGTGGGGTAAGCCAGGAGAATATGAACCCGGTCAGGTAGAAGCTTGGCAGACCCTAAGAGAAAAGTATGGTGAAGTTTGGGAACCTGCACCAGTAACAATTTGA
- a CDS encoding HlyD family efflux transporter periplasmic adaptor subunit, which yields MNISNGKGNNSNGNGKHSSHKIATDTSIKQNPNSLTPSLPHSLPPSLLKFDQPVILTQPRKWSRAILWSLMAVTAGAIIWANVAKIEEAVSATGKLEPTGTVKEVQAPVGGVVKQIHIEDGQHVKSGERLLSLDPTTAHSQLASLQKIRVSLVQENQFYQSQLRGEREGGKEGGREKNLLTPSLSHSLTPSLPREMLDLTKSRATLVAENQVYRAQLDGLRDPNRLTIEQKERLQSNQAELDARVTAAKLEIVQLQHQRQQAEIKQASTIDTLAMNKGILDSVTPLMQDGAISKIQYFKQQQEVRNGQSEIDQLVQERARLNSAIFQAQAKLQNTIALSRQDWLQQIADNNKRIAEIDSQLTKAIVENNKKIAEIDSQLSQTQMNLKYQEIKSPVAGTIFELKAHTPGFVVTSSEPILKVVPDDALIAKVYITNKDIGFVKEGMTVDVRIDSFPFSEFGDIKGQLISIGSDALPPDQIYPYYRFPAKVRLSQQSLLANGRKIQLQSGMSVSTNIKIRERTVMSIFTDMFSSSVESLKTVR from the coding sequence ATGAATATCAGTAATGGAAAAGGAAATAATTCAAATGGAAATGGTAAACATTCAAGCCATAAAATTGCCACCGATACTTCCATCAAACAAAATCCAAACTCCCTCACTCCCTCACTCCCTCACTCTCTCCCTCCCTCACTCCTCAAGTTTGACCAACCCGTAATTCTTACTCAACCAAGGAAGTGGTCAAGAGCAATATTATGGAGTTTGATGGCAGTCACTGCGGGTGCTATCATTTGGGCAAACGTAGCCAAGATTGAAGAAGCGGTTTCAGCTACAGGTAAGTTAGAGCCAACAGGTACTGTGAAAGAAGTACAAGCCCCTGTAGGTGGGGTGGTAAAGCAAATTCATATAGAGGACGGACAGCACGTAAAGAGTGGAGAACGCCTCCTGAGTCTTGACCCTACAACGGCTCATTCACAGCTTGCTTCTTTGCAGAAAATACGTGTTTCTTTAGTTCAAGAAAACCAATTCTATCAATCCCAATTAAGAGGAGAGAGAGAGGGAGGGAAAGAGGGAGGGAGGGAAAAAAATCTCCTCACTCCCTCACTCTCTCATTCCCTCACTCCCTCACTCCCAAGAGAGATGCTCGACCTGACCAAAAGTCGAGCAACATTAGTTGCTGAAAACCAAGTGTATCGCGCTCAATTGGATGGTTTGAGAGATCCCAATAGGTTAACAATAGAACAAAAAGAACGCCTGCAATCAAACCAAGCTGAATTGGATGCTCGTGTTACTGCAGCCAAATTAGAGATTGTCCAATTGCAGCACCAACGACAACAAGCTGAAATTAAACAAGCTTCCACTATTGATACCTTGGCAATGAACAAAGGCATTTTGGATAGTGTCACTCCATTGATGCAAGATGGAGCGATTTCTAAAATTCAATACTTCAAACAGCAACAGGAAGTGAGAAACGGTCAGTCCGAAATTGACCAACTCGTTCAGGAACGGGCGCGTTTAAATTCAGCTATTTTTCAAGCACAAGCCAAGCTACAAAACACAATCGCTCTCTCTCGTCAAGATTGGCTACAGCAGATTGCAGATAACAACAAACGCATTGCAGAAATTGACTCTCAGTTAACTAAAGCCATAGTTGAGAATAACAAAAAGATAGCAGAAATTGATTCTCAACTGAGTCAAACTCAGATGAATTTGAAATATCAAGAAATCAAATCCCCGGTAGCTGGTACAATCTTTGAATTAAAGGCACACACTCCGGGATTTGTTGTAACTTCTAGCGAACCAATTCTTAAGGTTGTTCCTGATGATGCACTCATCGCTAAAGTATATATCACCAACAAAGATATTGGTTTTGTTAAAGAAGGAATGACAGTGGATGTGCGAATTGACTCGTTCCCCTTTAGCGAATTTGGCGATATCAAAGGTCAACTCATTTCGATTGGGTCTGATGCTTTGCCACCAGATCAAATTTATCCGTACTACAGATTTCCTGCTAAAGTTCGATTGTCACAACAGTCGCTTTTAGCGAACGGACGCAAAATACAACTGCAATCGGGGATGTCGGTCAGTACCAATATTAAGATTAGAGAGCGCACCGTCATGAGCATTTTTACTGATATGTTTAGCTCCAGTGTGGAGAGCCTCAAGACTGTACGGTAG
- a CDS encoding peptidase domain-containing ABC transporter: MTSSTTTIIDFLAQHHPFNQLDVRTVERIASQLQPLRYRMGQAIFVRETMPDKIAIIYSGGARLIGYAPGAKVPETLQSLKSGALLGGASLVRGVASETAISSDETLCLTLSAADFLKLLELEPVLRDAYSNHCSLIEVYDLLGAELERRALGNANLKELAIQYHASATVLNLPPGTTPLQQLDPNLLWLVSGGSSNYAVGCSLNSHDPQAYIKVEADKPVRLIGLRELTISGDIASPSPHSDTQTLSPSSLWQDAPYAPERPEEPEEPSLSQSVKYPHVRGRGPVDASVACFQMLAQYWGMPFKRDVIKRALVNNFQRTGGISIQLCGALSELMGLTSQLVQVPALSVSRLPVPALLPWQDSFAILYKATSKELVLAIPEQGIRRLNPTAFADIWGEEGQVLLLQPTKETPKSRFGLSWFLPAIKKHRTVLIEVFIASLFVQLLGLANPLITQVIIDKVIIQNGVNTLHVLGFLLIAMAVVEGVITWLRTNLFVDTTNRIDLSLGSEVIDHLLRLPLRYFEKRPVGEISSRINELENIRSFLTGTALTVVLDAIFSVIYIAVMVIYSWLLTVVALATVPLFALLTYIFAPIIRSQTRTKAERNAETQSYLVEVVSGIQTVKAQNIELNSRWQWQTRYARYISASFENVLTSNTASSLSNFLNKLSSLLLLWVGAFLVLEGQLTLGELIAFRIIAGYVTSPLLRLIQLWQNFQETALSLERLADILDNPTESEIAGLGGVREGRSEGGRENFPLLSHSLTPSYSQIPMPAMTGAIKYENVTFSFSKSPNPQLVNINQDIGAGTFVGVVGQSGAGKSTLTKLIPRLYELDSGRIKIDGYDINKVELYSLRRQIGMVLQDTLLFDTTVQSNIALTMPDATPEEIVEAAKIACAHDFIMNLPNGYETRVGERGSALSGGQRQRIAIARTVLQNPPLLILDEATSALDYDTERQVCLNLAQAFKGRTVFFITHRLATIRSADVILMMSQGSVVEQGTHAELMAMMGRYYCLYQQQEAVGGVRE, translated from the coding sequence ATGACATCCAGCACTACCACTATTATTGATTTTCTCGCTCAACACCACCCCTTCAACCAGCTGGATGTCAGGACTGTTGAACGCATCGCCTCCCAACTCCAACCACTACGCTATCGCATGGGGCAAGCCATCTTTGTGCGAGAAACCATGCCCGATAAAATTGCTATTATCTACTCAGGTGGAGCGCGTCTTATCGGTTACGCACCCGGAGCCAAAGTTCCAGAAACACTGCAATCGTTGAAATCAGGAGCACTCTTGGGCGGTGCAAGCTTAGTGAGGGGTGTTGCAAGTGAAACCGCGATCTCCTCAGATGAAACCCTCTGTCTTACCCTAAGTGCAGCCGATTTTCTCAAACTATTAGAACTTGAACCAGTCCTAAGAGATGCATATAGCAACCACTGTTCCCTAATTGAAGTGTATGACCTCTTGGGTGCAGAACTAGAAAGAAGGGCATTGGGGAATGCCAATCTCAAAGAACTGGCAATTCAGTATCACGCATCAGCCACTGTCCTCAACTTACCTCCAGGCACAACGCCACTTCAACAGCTAGACCCCAATCTCCTATGGCTGGTGAGTGGCGGTAGTTCCAATTATGCTGTAGGTTGCAGCCTCAACTCCCATGACCCACAAGCATATATTAAAGTAGAAGCTGATAAACCAGTTCGTCTTATTGGTTTGCGGGAACTAACAATATCAGGGGACATTGCTTCCCCTTCCCCTCACTCAGACACTCAAACACTCTCTCCCTCCTCACTCTGGCAAGATGCACCCTACGCCCCAGAACGCCCGGAGGAACCAGAAGAACCAAGCCTCTCCCAATCGGTCAAATATCCTCATGTTCGTGGTAGAGGTCCGGTGGATGCGTCCGTCGCCTGCTTCCAAATGCTAGCTCAGTACTGGGGAATGCCGTTCAAGCGAGATGTCATCAAACGTGCCTTGGTCAACAACTTTCAGCGCACGGGTGGCATTTCCATTCAATTGTGTGGTGCCCTCTCAGAACTGATGGGACTCACCTCCCAACTAGTACAAGTTCCTGCCCTCAGTGTCAGTCGCCTACCAGTACCAGCACTCCTCCCCTGGCAGGACAGTTTCGCCATTCTCTACAAAGCTACTTCCAAAGAATTGGTTTTGGCAATACCAGAACAGGGCATCAGACGTTTAAACCCCACAGCATTTGCCGATATTTGGGGGGAAGAAGGTCAAGTACTACTGCTGCAACCCACAAAAGAAACACCCAAAAGCCGCTTTGGTTTGAGTTGGTTTCTTCCTGCTATCAAAAAGCATCGTACAGTACTTATCGAAGTTTTTATTGCTTCCTTATTTGTACAACTCTTGGGACTGGCTAACCCCCTCATTACTCAAGTCATTATTGATAAAGTTATCATCCAAAACGGTGTCAATACCCTCCACGTGTTGGGATTTCTGTTGATAGCAATGGCTGTGGTGGAAGGGGTTATTACTTGGCTGAGAACCAACCTCTTTGTCGATACCACCAACCGCATCGACTTAAGTTTGGGTTCGGAGGTCATTGACCACCTGTTGCGCTTGCCCCTACGTTATTTCGAGAAGCGTCCTGTCGGTGAAATCTCCAGCCGCATCAACGAACTGGAGAACATCCGCTCCTTCCTCACGGGAACTGCCCTAACCGTAGTCTTGGATGCTATCTTCTCTGTCATCTACATTGCGGTGATGGTCATTTACAGCTGGTTGCTCACTGTAGTAGCACTTGCAACAGTACCCCTATTTGCCCTGCTGACATATATCTTTGCCCCCATCATCCGCAGCCAAACCAGAACCAAAGCAGAACGCAATGCCGAAACGCAATCCTACTTAGTCGAAGTGGTTTCTGGCATTCAAACTGTCAAAGCACAGAATATCGAACTCAACTCCCGATGGCAGTGGCAAACCCGTTACGCACGTTACATTAGTGCTTCTTTTGAGAACGTGCTGACGAGTAATACCGCAAGTTCCCTCAGCAACTTCCTCAACAAACTTTCTAGCTTACTCTTGCTGTGGGTTGGTGCTTTTCTAGTACTTGAAGGTCAACTCACTTTGGGAGAACTAATTGCATTTCGTATTATTGCAGGTTATGTCACCAGTCCTTTGTTACGATTGATACAACTGTGGCAGAACTTCCAAGAAACGGCATTATCCCTGGAACGACTTGCTGATATTCTAGATAATCCTACTGAAAGCGAGATAGCTGGACTAGGAGGAGTGAGGGAAGGAAGGAGTGAGGGAGGGAGGGAGAATTTTCCCTTGCTCTCTCACTCTCTCACTCCCTCATACTCCCAAATTCCAATGCCAGCAATGACTGGAGCTATCAAGTACGAAAATGTGACCTTTAGCTTTAGCAAGAGTCCCAATCCCCAATTGGTCAACATCAATCAAGACATTGGAGCAGGAACCTTTGTTGGAGTGGTGGGACAAAGTGGTGCTGGCAAAAGCACGCTCACCAAACTCATACCCCGCTTGTACGAACTCGATTCCGGTCGGATTAAAATTGACGGCTACGACATCAATAAGGTCGAACTTTACTCCTTACGCCGTCAAATTGGCATGGTGCTGCAAGATACTCTGTTATTTGACACTACGGTGCAGTCAAATATTGCTCTGACTATGCCAGATGCCACTCCAGAAGAGATTGTAGAAGCAGCCAAGATTGCTTGCGCTCATGACTTTATCATGAATTTACCCAACGGTTATGAAACCCGTGTTGGGGAGAGGGGTTCTGCTCTATCCGGTGGACAGAGACAACGGATTGCCATCGCTCGTACCGTACTGCAAAACCCACCACTATTGATTCTAGATGAAGCGACCAGTGCTTTGGATTACGATACCGAACGCCAAGTGTGTTTAAATCTAGCACAAGCATTCAAGGGAAGAACAGTATTTTTCATCACCCATCGTCTTGCTACTATCCGTAGTGCCGATGTCATTTTGATGATGAGTCAGGGTTCCGTTGTGGAACAGGGAACTCATGCAGAACTGATGGCAATGATGGGACGGTACTACTGTCTCTACCAACAGCAAGAAGCGGTGGGAGGAGTGAGGGAGTGA
- a CDS encoding four helix bundle protein, whose amino-acid sequence MGREHIKNHKDLEVYKLAFDAAMKIFEESKKFPVEERYSLTDQIRRSSRSVCANLAESWRKRMYEAAFVAKLSDCSAEAAETQTWIEFAVQCKYLDVEAGRELYKTYNSILAMLVSMIHNSDKWIIPPSNNK is encoded by the coding sequence ATGGGAAGAGAACATATTAAAAACCATAAAGATTTAGAGGTTTATAAACTAGCATTTGATGCTGCTATGAAAATATTTGAGGAGTCTAAAAAGTTTCCAGTGGAAGAAAGATACTCTTTGACCGACCAAATTCGTCGTTCTTCAAGATCTGTCTGTGCTAACTTAGCAGAGTCTTGGCGCAAGCGTATGTATGAAGCAGCGTTTGTAGCCAAGTTAAGCGACTGTTCGGCTGAAGCAGCAGAAACCCAAACATGGATAGAGTTTGCTGTTCAATGTAAATATTTGGATGTAGAAGCTGGACGCGAGCTTTACAAAACCTATAATTCAATTCTTGCTATGTTAGTTTCCATGATTCACAACTCAGATAAATGGATAATACCTCCCAGTAACAACAAATAA
- a CDS encoding peptidylprolyl isomerase, with the protein MAQILQFGNRTITEAEVFRLLAEYQMLPQLCRSMIIDSAIAPVTLTVEERKSAQEQFYQKNQITTPELLQTWLLTYGMTTEQLEALATKELRIEKFKMATWGAKIESIFLNHKSQLDKVVYSLIRTPSMEVAQELFFRILAGEQTFAECASLYSQGAEAQTGGLLGPVPLSQPHPTIAKMLSTSQAGELLPPTKLGEWVVILRLEKFISAQLDDAMRAFLLNQMFETMLAETVRNAQPTILNDTPTPVLLTR; encoded by the coding sequence ATGGCTCAAATTCTCCAATTTGGGAATCGCACAATCACAGAAGCAGAGGTTTTTCGCCTGCTAGCTGAGTACCAAATGCTACCCCAGTTATGTCGCTCCATGATTATTGACTCTGCTATTGCTCCTGTCACACTGACTGTGGAAGAGAGAAAGAGCGCCCAAGAGCAGTTCTACCAGAAGAACCAAATTACTACACCCGAGCTACTCCAAACTTGGTTGCTAACTTATGGCATGACAACCGAGCAACTAGAAGCATTAGCAACAAAAGAACTCAGGATTGAGAAATTCAAAATGGCCACATGGGGAGCGAAGATTGAATCCATATTTCTCAATCACAAATCCCAATTAGACAAAGTTGTCTATTCCCTCATCCGCACTCCTTCCATGGAAGTTGCTCAAGAACTGTTCTTCCGCATACTAGCAGGAGAACAGACCTTCGCTGAATGTGCATCATTATACTCGCAAGGTGCAGAAGCACAAACAGGAGGATTGCTCGGTCCGGTTCCCCTGTCACAACCCCATCCTACCATCGCTAAAATGCTTTCCACTTCCCAAGCGGGAGAACTGCTACCACCAACCAAGTTAGGAGAATGGGTAGTCATCCTGCGATTGGAGAAATTTATCAGCGCCCAGTTGGACGATGCCATGCGTGCGTTTCTGCTCAATCAGATGTTTGAGACAATGCTTGCAGAAACCGTTCGCAATGCCCAACCAACTATTCTTAACGATACACCTACCCCAGTTCTCCTAACAAGATGA